One window from the genome of Natrialba magadii ATCC 43099 encodes:
- a CDS encoding amphi-Trp domain-containing protein yields the protein MGETTTYDDEVSRSEAADLLEAIAAELGGTGTADIRVGNKLLTLSPDDRLEYGIEVEERSPMLGGEREEVTITLGWEEATADADIEQERDHRPDEEREEQDDGVL from the coding sequence ATGGGTGAAACGACGACCTACGACGACGAGGTGTCCCGCTCGGAGGCCGCCGATCTGCTGGAGGCGATCGCCGCCGAACTCGGTGGCACCGGCACCGCCGACATCCGGGTGGGCAACAAACTCCTGACGCTCTCGCCCGACGACCGACTCGAGTACGGCATCGAAGTTGAGGAGCGCTCGCCGATGCTCGGCGGTGAGCGCGAGGAGGTTACGATCACGCTGGGATGGGAAGAGGCGACGGCGGATGCAGACATCGAGCAAGAACGAGACCACCGGCCCGACGAAGAGCGAGAGGAGCAGGACGACGGCGTGCTGTAG
- the cheB gene encoding chemotaxis-specific protein-glutamate methyltransferase CheB — protein MTRVLVVDDSRFMRTVIGNALTEAGYEVETATNGVEAVDTAAEFDPAVVTMDVEMPEMNGIEAVERIMAQNPTLILMLSAYTDEGTDATLDALERGAIEFLPKPDGSGSRNIAHLADDVVEAVDELADADISALALARASASAYATSSALESATGSSASATTPVGTRAGSGSAAGSTKTARSGPAGPTGAAASTQGPSSNPGADADSWSTPIPTDDDRTTSDDIASTTAPVIVIGASTGGPKIAERLFAQLPSTLEATVLIVQHMPPEFTGRFATRLDSHSEYAVREATDGDRVGPGEALVAPGDFHLQVTDASAADAPDAPVTDGHDDTAGTTLEVTLDDGPRRHGLRPAIDETMETAAAHVSGPLCGVVLTGMGSDGAAGIEAIADAGGYTIAQDEATSPVFGIPCQAIETGCVEAVVPDDEIVPTIVDTFTASDGRNDGGDTAGGNQ, from the coding sequence ATGACGAGAGTACTCGTTGTCGACGACTCCAGATTCATGCGAACAGTCATCGGCAACGCGCTCACCGAGGCCGGCTACGAGGTCGAAACGGCAACGAACGGCGTCGAAGCGGTCGACACCGCAGCCGAGTTCGACCCCGCCGTCGTGACAATGGACGTCGAAATGCCCGAGATGAACGGCATCGAAGCCGTTGAACGGATTATGGCGCAAAATCCGACTCTCATTCTCATGCTAAGCGCCTACACGGACGAGGGAACCGACGCCACGCTCGATGCACTCGAGCGCGGGGCGATCGAGTTCCTCCCGAAGCCCGACGGTTCGGGGTCGCGAAACATCGCTCATCTCGCCGATGACGTCGTCGAGGCGGTCGACGAACTCGCAGACGCCGATATTTCGGCGCTCGCTCTCGCGCGAGCATCGGCAAGTGCGTACGCAACGTCGTCGGCACTCGAGTCGGCGACGGGATCATCCGCGTCAGCGACGACGCCGGTCGGGACGAGAGCCGGATCGGGCTCGGCAGCCGGCTCGACGAAAACTGCACGAAGTGGACCGGCGGGGCCGACTGGGGCGGCCGCATCGACGCAGGGGCCGAGTTCGAATCCAGGGGCGGATGCAGATAGCTGGTCGACACCGATTCCCACCGACGACGACCGGACAACGTCGGACGACATTGCGTCGACGACGGCACCGGTCATCGTCATCGGGGCGTCAACCGGCGGCCCGAAAATCGCAGAGCGGCTGTTCGCTCAGCTGCCGAGCACGCTCGAAGCGACGGTGCTGATCGTCCAGCACATGCCGCCCGAGTTCACGGGCCGCTTCGCGACACGACTCGACTCACACAGTGAGTACGCGGTTCGCGAGGCGACAGACGGCGACCGAGTCGGTCCCGGTGAAGCGCTCGTCGCACCGGGAGATTTCCACCTGCAGGTGACTGACGCCTCCGCTGCCGACGCTCCCGACGCTCCCGTCACCGATGGCCATGACGATACCGCCGGGACCACACTCGAGGTCACCCTCGACGACGGCCCCCGACGTCACGGGCTCCGGCCAGCGATCGATGAAACGATGGAAACGGCGGCTGCACACGTCTCCGGTCCGCTCTGTGGGGTTGTCCTCACGGGAATGGGCAGTGACGGTGCTGCCGGAATCGAGGCAATCGCCGACGCTGGGGGCTACACAATCGCCCAGGACGAGGCGACCAGCCCCGTCTTTGGAATCCCCTGTCAGGCAATCGAAACCGGATGTGTCGAGGCGGTCGTGCCGGACGATGAAATCGTGCCAACGATCGTCGACACGTTCACAGCAAGCGACGGACGTAACGATGGCGGTGACACCGCCGGAGGCAACCAATGA
- the cheY gene encoding chemotaxis protein CheY, whose translation MSTGVLIVDDSHFMRNLLRQILEQDHRIIGEASNGAEAVKLYKEHDPDIVMMDIVMPKCNGIKATAAIKKIDPDARVIMCTSVGQREKMKLAVKAGADGYVTKPFEEPSVRKALTDVIAA comes from the coding sequence ATGTCGACAGGGGTGCTCATCGTAGACGACTCACATTTTATGCGGAATCTCCTTCGTCAGATCCTGGAGCAGGATCACCGCATTATCGGCGAGGCGTCTAACGGTGCTGAAGCAGTCAAACTGTACAAAGAACACGATCCCGACATCGTGATGATGGACATCGTGATGCCCAAATGCAACGGGATCAAGGCCACCGCGGCCATCAAGAAGATCGATCCCGATGCACGTGTCATCATGTGTACAAGTGTCGGGCAGCGAGAGAAGATGAAACTGGCAGTGAAGGCCGGGGCCGACGGCTACGTCACGAAACCGTTCGAAGAGCCAAGCGTCAGGAAGGCGCTCACAGACGTCATTGCGGCATGA
- a CDS encoding transcription factor produces the protein MAFEDLLEDPVIQKYLHELVGPKGMPVAAAPPDGEVTDEELAEELDLELNDVRRALFILYENDLASYRRLRDEDSGWLTYLWTFEYDNIPENLEEEMYRLHDALEQRQEYERNHEFYLCEICSIRFEFGEAMDFGFECPECGSPLESMDNDRLVTSMEDRLAALESELNLDADVDVDA, from the coding sequence ATGGCTTTTGAGGACCTGCTCGAGGATCCAGTCATCCAGAAGTACTTGCACGAGCTGGTCGGTCCCAAGGGGATGCCCGTTGCGGCGGCACCACCGGACGGGGAAGTGACCGACGAGGAACTCGCGGAGGAGCTGGATCTCGAGTTGAACGACGTTCGGCGCGCGCTGTTTATCCTGTACGAGAACGATCTCGCCAGCTACCGACGGCTGCGCGACGAGGACTCAGGCTGGTTGACGTACCTCTGGACCTTCGAGTACGACAACATCCCCGAGAACCTAGAAGAGGAGATGTACCGCCTCCACGACGCACTCGAACAGCGCCAGGAGTACGAGCGAAATCACGAGTTCTACCTCTGTGAAATCTGCTCGATCCGCTTCGAGTTCGGTGAGGCGATGGACTTTGGCTTCGAGTGCCCCGAGTGTGGCTCGCCACTCGAGTCCATGGACAACGACCGACTCGTCACGTCGATGGAGGACCGACTCGCGGCACTCGAGAGCGAACTGAATCTCGATGCTGACGTGGATGTGGATGCCTGA
- a CDS encoding chemotaxis protein CheW, translating into MASTEHEDGADEAADGGRERVEMDADTDTDTDTDTDTGTDTRERFAKSSANDAVGPNDNDTPSRLRVLTFDLGTTRYCVRADAVATVLPIADASGLDSSTDPWNAGVVTADDARIRVVDLHSIFEGTDRDPAVLDDPLLLVFAETDEDEAQYGWLVDDVDVTRTIRLDDVVATQTTTQFVVGRLELDAGRRVEATDTDVVLLDDAALHR; encoded by the coding sequence ATGGCGTCGACCGAACACGAAGATGGGGCGGACGAGGCTGCTGATGGCGGCCGCGAGCGTGTCGAGATGGACGCTGATACAGATACTGACACTGACACTGACACTGACACTGGCACTGACACGCGGGAGCGATTCGCCAAAAGCAGCGCAAACGACGCAGTCGGACCCAATGACAACGACACACCAAGCCGACTGCGCGTCCTCACGTTCGACCTCGGGACGACCCGATACTGTGTTCGCGCCGACGCCGTCGCCACCGTCCTCCCCATCGCCGACGCCAGCGGCCTCGACTCGAGTACCGATCCGTGGAACGCCGGTGTCGTCACCGCAGACGACGCGCGGATTCGTGTCGTCGACCTTCACTCGATTTTCGAGGGGACGGACCGTGATCCGGCTGTCCTCGACGACCCATTGTTACTCGTCTTCGCCGAGACCGACGAGGACGAGGCCCAGTACGGCTGGCTAGTCGACGATGTCGATGTGACGCGGACGATCCGACTTGACGACGTGGTGGCAACACAAACGACGACGCAGTTCGTTGTTGGTCGACTCGAACTCGACGCTGGACGGCGAGTCGAGGCGACCGACACTGACGTCGTATTGCTCGACGATGCGGCACTGCACCGCTGA
- a CDS encoding chemotaxis protein CheW: MAPELPEKVLGIDINKGDDRSRQSRSEREAEEEDRVRFVFFSVGSHRLAAPVDDVRTTTELPADVTAVPRSPEAIEGVTDLRGEITAVIDPTVHFPTEQTAVDREQLLVFDRNADDQAAAIRVTDVYGVDAIPESDVYDSESIEESVFDGGALEHPLVSALVKRERAAASESEGGGGPRRDGSTGSAIGSRDDQATERGLERPSGAVIEAVDAASADPASTAGSETGSDAMTSRKGAGTATPRPVVEATPIIDVEAMLLASGQVETRVPVLDR; this comes from the coding sequence ATGGCCCCGGAGCTGCCCGAGAAAGTACTCGGGATCGACATCAACAAGGGAGATGACCGTTCACGGCAGTCTCGGTCGGAACGTGAGGCAGAGGAGGAAGACCGCGTTCGGTTCGTCTTTTTCAGCGTCGGCTCACACCGGCTCGCCGCACCGGTTGACGATGTTCGGACGACCACGGAGTTGCCGGCAGACGTAACGGCAGTGCCACGGTCGCCCGAGGCAATTGAGGGAGTGACTGACCTCCGCGGCGAGATTACGGCCGTCATCGATCCGACCGTTCACTTCCCGACCGAACAGACGGCTGTGGACCGCGAACAGTTACTCGTGTTCGACCGCAACGCGGACGACCAGGCTGCCGCGATTCGTGTTACCGACGTCTACGGCGTCGATGCCATCCCCGAGAGCGACGTGTACGACAGCGAGTCGATCGAGGAGAGTGTCTTCGACGGCGGGGCACTCGAGCATCCGCTCGTGAGCGCACTCGTCAAACGGGAACGAGCGGCGGCTTCCGAGTCAGAGGGTGGGGGCGGGCCACGACGTGATGGCTCCACTGGCAGCGCCATTGGTTCTCGAGACGACCAGGCGACGGAACGTGGTCTCGAACGCCCGAGCGGTGCTGTTATCGAGGCCGTCGATGCGGCGTCGGCTGACCCAGCATCGACTGCAGGTAGTGAGACAGGAAGCGACGCGATGACGAGCAGGAAGGGGGCTGGCACGGCAACTCCTCGACCCGTCGTCGAGGCGACGCCAATTATCGACGTCGAAGCGATGTTGCTCGCTTCCGGACAGGTAGAGACTCGCGTCCCTGTACTAGATCGCTAA
- a CDS encoding ATP-binding protein, translating into MTEYWTDFVRESEDRITELNNALLTLERSPDDTEAMENIFRIAHTLKGNCGAAGLESASDLAHAIEDVLDAVRRDRLEVTPELMDAIFDGVDELEKLIEEVALEGEIQTDPQPTIDTLRAQLESAADAGSADAGSDADSDSDSDPTVGLSEPSQGEIEAVLSQFEPPADANHNAYFARIEVDTDAAESGRDADEYDDIDNGLLVVEALIDAFDLIGTDPDRQTIADGSYGGTFDAIFGSAVGEESIASGLDPVGEVADFDLVDVSETFAAIATGDDPRPEPAPGSDLSADEAQELEVDDLLDEFTEFDDLDEKVEEVDDSDLDVFDDMGDAGSFDDLLADADTDFDDDGLVDSSGAGVADVAGDDGVADPDSTATDPVVGSSDEASDTMETQSPATAVDSDPGSADDEVDDAEAVFAELKAEVDTVGFDELQDELDELEFDEFDQEDEVSMDELLGDAADPDEPFLAGAEPGSESVETDEAPSEHDGAVAVSDEELDDLLVNETVSEESESAVEAPGEQEVEAVDEPATVADTDADEMGGPDADEMAMADTGADETDGTVAAGDVAETTDDDADGDDDAGVGDEADGDDDAVESVTETDESAETVSSDHETDSTESIAVTEAVDSAEFGSEDGIGTEAEAEVEAESEAEVEAESEAEVEVETDSDSNPDFGTTEDDSAFDFGIDVDDQQADDEDTDGDTAPDSVTAADSTPTADEHDLGADDVASWFNGDDTDSSTTPFGDETGTEADAADPFGTADATDTPTDELSFSATDDDSATADDSEADSDFNAVSESDSDSDFNAVSESDSDSDFNAVSESDSDSDFDADSDSAVEFEIESSIDGDAGSGFGSDSGSDVDVDVDFEPQEPTDDEFANTATDGAMDAADDEFTDTASDERTDTPVDEFATETDDSEFTTADTAFDPSIEDDVAFGESDRADATDAGTFTSDVDDDGEPAKTDSFDDWDRDSDTEAEAETETETEAEAEAEQVTGDSFTDSFDDDLTDDAFADLDIDFGADAADADPDSQRDSGLFGDEYSSDVSFGESELEAEPETETEATALGGDAAGEASPGFGTDADSGPIVDEPDLEIPDITVPEIADRPDTERETDETQSVRVDVEQIDELLTLVEGLVTSRVRLRHEVESGEFAEAVADAGAITAELDDLESLTTDLQETVMDVRLVPLRTVANRLPRVVRDIAREQEKTVTFEMSGEGVELDRSILDQLRDPLIHLVRNAVDHGIEPPSERADAGKPEEGTVEVTAERERDRVTISVSDDGSGLDPERLRSEAVEADVLSEADAADLADDAVTELIFHPGLSTASEVTDVSGRGVGMDVVKRTIEELDGSVSIDSDPGEGTTVTMTVPVSIAIDDVLFVESDGEEYGIPTKAVSDIVPVELIETVDGEPVLRDEARADDDDSAVVSGMAPDTTMDDGVGLDPEEASGSDAETDAEDIDTADPSTGTPVLDLDNVLTSSSDDGAMYSSGSGPGSDSDSDSDSDSDSDSDSGPDGDEQPLRTPANGMVVRIREDVRPIALRCDAVHGQQEVVVKPFEGFMANLPGLSGATVRGRGKIVNILDVTTL; encoded by the coding sequence ATGACCGAGTACTGGACCGACTTCGTTCGTGAGAGCGAAGACCGCATTACGGAACTGAACAACGCGCTCCTGACACTCGAACGCTCGCCCGACGACACGGAGGCCATGGAGAATATCTTCCGCATCGCCCACACGCTCAAGGGCAACTGCGGCGCGGCGGGACTCGAGTCCGCGAGTGATCTCGCCCACGCGATCGAGGACGTCCTCGATGCCGTCCGACGCGACAGACTCGAGGTCACACCGGAACTGATGGACGCCATCTTCGACGGCGTCGACGAACTCGAAAAGTTGATCGAAGAGGTCGCACTCGAGGGCGAGATCCAGACCGACCCACAGCCGACGATCGACACGCTGCGAGCACAACTCGAGTCCGCTGCCGACGCCGGTAGTGCGGACGCGGGCTCCGACGCGGATTCGGATTCGGATTCGGACCCGACAGTCGGCCTCTCCGAACCGTCACAGGGTGAGATCGAGGCTGTACTCTCGCAATTCGAGCCGCCAGCAGATGCCAACCACAACGCCTACTTCGCCCGTATCGAGGTCGATACCGACGCTGCGGAGAGTGGGCGTGATGCAGACGAATACGATGACATCGACAACGGCTTGCTGGTCGTCGAGGCGCTCATCGACGCGTTCGATCTGATCGGCACCGACCCGGACCGCCAGACGATCGCAGACGGCTCCTACGGTGGGACGTTCGATGCAATCTTCGGGAGCGCGGTCGGCGAGGAGTCGATCGCGTCGGGACTCGACCCGGTCGGTGAGGTCGCCGACTTCGACCTCGTCGACGTTTCCGAGACGTTCGCCGCCATCGCTACCGGCGACGATCCCAGGCCGGAACCTGCTCCGGGGAGTGACCTGAGCGCGGACGAAGCGCAGGAACTCGAGGTAGACGATCTGCTCGACGAGTTTACGGAGTTCGACGACCTCGATGAGAAGGTCGAGGAAGTCGATGATAGTGACCTCGACGTCTTCGACGACATGGGCGATGCAGGCTCGTTCGACGACCTGCTCGCCGACGCGGATACTGACTTCGATGACGACGGTCTGGTTGACTCGTCGGGTGCTGGCGTCGCTGACGTCGCTGGTGACGACGGCGTAGCCGACCCCGATTCGACCGCGACCGACCCCGTGGTGGGTTCGAGCGACGAGGCGTCCGACACAATGGAGACACAGTCGCCAGCAACGGCAGTCGACTCCGACCCTGGTTCGGCAGACGACGAAGTCGACGACGCGGAAGCCGTCTTCGCCGAACTCAAAGCCGAAGTCGACACCGTTGGCTTCGACGAACTCCAGGACGAACTCGACGAACTCGAGTTCGACGAGTTCGATCAGGAGGACGAGGTTAGCATGGACGAACTCCTCGGCGATGCGGCGGATCCTGACGAGCCGTTCCTGGCTGGTGCTGAGCCGGGTTCAGAGTCAGTCGAGACCGACGAAGCTCCGTCCGAGCACGATGGCGCTGTGGCGGTTTCAGACGAGGAACTCGACGACCTGCTGGTCAACGAGACTGTCTCCGAGGAGTCAGAGTCTGCCGTGGAAGCACCAGGTGAACAGGAAGTCGAAGCCGTCGACGAGCCTGCAACGGTGGCCGACACTGATGCGGACGAGATGGGCGGCCCCGATGCGGACGAGATGGCCATGGCCGACACCGGTGCGGATGAAACGGACGGTACGGTTGCTGCTGGAGATGTCGCGGAGACAACCGACGACGATGCGGATGGCGATGACGATGCAGGTGTGGGTGACGAGGCGGATGGCGATGACGATGCAGTGGAGTCAGTCACCGAAACCGATGAATCGGCTGAGACAGTCAGCAGCGACCACGAGACCGACTCGACGGAGTCGATTGCGGTGACCGAGGCGGTTGACTCGGCTGAGTTCGGATCCGAAGATGGGATCGGTACCGAAGCGGAAGCGGAAGTCGAAGCCGAATCCGAAGCGGAAGTCGAAGCCGAATCCGAAGCGGAAGTCGAAGTCGAAACTGACTCTGACTCCAACCCCGACTTCGGAACAACCGAAGACGACAGCGCGTTTGACTTCGGGATCGATGTTGACGACCAGCAAGCCGACGACGAAGACACCGACGGCGATACCGCTCCCGACTCGGTAACCGCTGCTGACTCGACACCGACAGCCGATGAGCACGACCTGGGAGCCGACGATGTCGCATCCTGGTTCAACGGTGACGACACCGACTCGAGTACGACGCCGTTCGGTGACGAGACTGGCACGGAAGCCGATGCTGCTGACCCGTTCGGTACTGCGGACGCAACCGACACACCGACTGACGAACTGTCGTTCTCGGCCACCGACGACGACTCAGCGACGGCTGATGATTCCGAAGCCGACTCCGACTTCAACGCCGTCTCTGAGTCAGATTCCGACTCCGACTTCAACGCCGTCTCTGAGTCAGATTCCGACTCCGACTTCAACGCCGTCTCTGAGTCAGATTCCGACTCCGACTTCGACGCCGACTCCGACTCAGCCGTCGAATTTGAGATCGAATCATCAATTGACGGTGACGCTGGCTCTGGCTTCGGCTCTGACAGCGGTTCCGACGTCGACGTCGACGTTGACTTCGAGCCACAGGAGCCGACCGATGACGAGTTCGCGAACACGGCTACCGATGGTGCCATGGACGCGGCTGACGACGAGTTTACCGACACGGCGTCGGACGAACGTACGGACACACCTGTTGACGAATTCGCAACCGAAACCGACGACAGCGAATTTACAACCGCCGACACGGCGTTCGATCCATCGATCGAAGACGACGTCGCCTTCGGCGAAAGCGACAGAGCGGACGCGACAGACGCCGGTACGTTCACGAGCGACGTGGACGACGACGGCGAACCCGCCAAGACCGACTCGTTCGACGACTGGGACCGCGATTCGGACACCGAAGCTGAAGCCGAAACCGAAACCGAAACCGAAGCCGAAGCCGAAGCCGAACAGGTAACTGGCGATTCGTTCACCGATAGCTTCGACGACGATCTCACGGACGACGCGTTCGCCGACCTCGATATCGACTTCGGTGCCGACGCTGCCGACGCCGACCCCGATTCACAGCGTGACAGTGGCCTGTTCGGCGACGAGTACTCGAGTGACGTGAGCTTCGGCGAATCCGAACTCGAGGCCGAACCCGAGACCGAAACCGAGGCAACTGCTCTCGGGGGAGACGCCGCTGGCGAAGCGTCGCCCGGGTTTGGGACCGACGCTGACAGCGGGCCGATCGTCGACGAACCCGATCTCGAGATACCCGACATCACGGTTCCGGAGATAGCGGACCGACCGGATACCGAGCGAGAGACGGACGAAACCCAGTCCGTCCGCGTCGATGTCGAACAGATCGACGAGTTGCTCACGCTCGTCGAGGGGCTGGTGACGAGTCGCGTTCGGCTCCGTCACGAGGTCGAATCCGGTGAGTTCGCTGAGGCGGTGGCAGACGCCGGCGCAATCACGGCCGAACTCGACGACCTCGAATCGCTGACGACGGACTTACAGGAAACGGTGATGGACGTCCGTCTCGTCCCGCTACGGACGGTCGCAAACCGACTGCCGCGGGTCGTCCGCGACATCGCTCGCGAACAGGAGAAGACAGTAACCTTCGAGATGAGCGGCGAAGGCGTCGAACTCGACCGGAGTATTCTCGACCAACTGCGCGATCCGCTGATCCACCTCGTGCGAAACGCGGTAGATCACGGTATCGAACCGCCGTCGGAACGTGCAGATGCCGGCAAGCCAGAAGAGGGAACGGTCGAGGTGACAGCCGAACGGGAGCGCGACCGAGTGACCATCTCGGTTTCGGACGACGGGAGCGGTCTCGACCCCGAACGGCTCCGATCCGAGGCAGTCGAAGCTGACGTGCTTTCGGAAGCCGACGCAGCCGACCTCGCTGATGATGCTGTCACCGAACTCATCTTCCATCCAGGGCTGTCGACCGCGAGCGAAGTCACCGATGTCAGCGGTCGCGGTGTCGGGATGGACGTGGTCAAGCGAACGATCGAGGAGTTAGACGGGTCGGTGTCGATCGACAGCGACCCCGGTGAGGGAACAACCGTGACGATGACGGTTCCCGTCTCGATCGCGATCGACGACGTGCTCTTCGTCGAAAGCGACGGCGAGGAGTACGGAATACCCACGAAGGCCGTCTCGGACATCGTGCCGGTCGAGCTAATCGAGACCGTCGACGGCGAACCGGTGCTTCGCGACGAGGCACGCGCCGACGATGACGACTCGGCAGTTGTCTCCGGGATGGCTCCGGACACGACTATGGACGACGGTGTCGGGTTGGATCCTGAGGAGGCGTCCGGCTCGGATGCAGAGACAGATGCCGAGGACATCGACACCGCGGATCCGAGCACCGGTACGCCGGTCTTGGATCTCGACAATGTGCTCACGTCGAGTTCGGATGACGGGGCGATGTACTCGAGTGGTTCCGGCCCCGGCTCCGATTCCGATTCCGATTCCGATTCCGATTCCGATTCCGACTCCGACTCCGGTCCCGACGGCGACGAACAACCCCTTCGGACGCCCGCGAACGGGATGGTCGTCCGGATTCGTGAGGACGTACGACCGATTGCACTCCGCTGTGACGCCGTTCACGGCCAGCAGGAGGTCGTCGTCAAACCCTTCGAGGGATTCATGGCGAATCTGCCCGGGCTGAGCGGTGCAACAGTCCGTGGCCGCGGGAAAATCGTGAATATCCTGGATGTGACGACACTATGA
- a CDS encoding DUF5803 family protein → MNRRLVFGSLAVVLLIGLAGCTMFFTGISDDELDREQEYDDLRDSDADVRIDIEEGGILSSGEYRTVYDLNGTEDFSFSQSTFYSEEPLDIHSVRYWYPNGTEVTGSELDVDQDRSSTDLSVPDGNGTLAFSGATGRSTFQLPTYVTGSYEVTLPEGERTSNFLFGDASPSGYDREVVDDQERLYWDHADGTISLRYYSAGGVSLFLGLVGVVVVVGGIGVAYYYRQVQQLQEQREELGLDVEIEDDDDGPPPGLK, encoded by the coding sequence ATGAACAGACGGCTCGTTTTCGGCTCACTCGCGGTCGTCCTGCTTATCGGTCTGGCAGGCTGCACCATGTTCTTCACCGGCATTTCGGACGACGAACTCGACCGCGAGCAGGAGTACGACGACCTTCGTGACAGTGACGCCGACGTCAGGATCGACATCGAAGAAGGGGGAATCCTGAGTAGCGGCGAGTACCGCACAGTGTACGATCTGAACGGCACCGAGGACTTCTCGTTCTCGCAATCGACGTTCTACAGCGAAGAACCCCTCGACATCCATAGCGTCCGCTACTGGTACCCGAACGGCACCGAAGTCACCGGCTCCGAACTCGACGTCGATCAGGACCGCTCGAGTACCGATCTCTCCGTCCCGGACGGGAATGGGACGCTCGCGTTCTCCGGCGCGACGGGCAGGAGTACGTTCCAGTTGCCGACGTACGTCACTGGCTCCTACGAAGTGACGCTCCCGGAGGGAGAGCGCACGTCGAACTTCCTGTTCGGTGACGCCAGTCCGAGCGGCTACGACCGCGAGGTCGTCGACGACCAGGAGCGACTGTACTGGGACCACGCAGACGGCACGATTTCGTTGCGCTACTATAGCGCCGGTGGCGTGTCGCTGTTCCTCGGTCTCGTCGGTGTGGTCGTCGTCGTCGGTGGCATCGGCGTCGCCTACTACTACCGGCAGGTCCAGCAGTTACAGGAACAGCGCGAGGAACTCGGCCTCGACGTGGAAATCGAAGACGACGACGATGGGCCGCCGCCAGGGCTCAAGTAG
- a CDS encoding DUF2110 family protein — protein sequence MVVLATKLYVEGDARERSLDSLRSLVNNEIGDLEVEFDLGVRHDDFPSVTIEGDDATVARNVLREEFGEIVPDLEAGETYIGTLDSWDEDGIVLDAGQPVRIPADELGLGPGSPTQIRERYGLVQHLPMQFVYGGGGVADAEGDEDKDEDEPSRLADEERDRLYEWTRGDGRLNVNSATRAEVRATLNRAGHAQDYVTIERLGLLEQSVICTENTDPPGLLASVGQYLPAELRCVVP from the coding sequence ATGGTCGTACTCGCAACCAAACTGTACGTCGAGGGCGATGCCCGCGAGCGCTCGCTGGATTCCCTGCGTTCGCTTGTGAACAACGAAATCGGTGATCTCGAGGTCGAGTTCGATCTCGGGGTACGCCACGACGACTTCCCGTCGGTCACCATCGAGGGCGACGACGCGACGGTCGCGCGAAACGTCCTGCGCGAGGAGTTCGGCGAGATCGTTCCCGACCTCGAAGCCGGCGAGACCTACATCGGGACGCTCGACTCGTGGGACGAGGACGGTATCGTGCTCGATGCCGGCCAGCCAGTTCGCATTCCGGCGGACGAACTCGGGCTTGGACCTGGGTCGCCGACGCAGATCCGCGAGCGCTACGGACTGGTGCAGCATCTGCCGATGCAGTTCGTCTATGGCGGTGGTGGCGTTGCTGACGCCGAGGGAGACGAAGACAAAGACGAAGACGAACCGTCGCGCCTCGCAGACGAAGAACGCGACCGCCTCTACGAGTGGACGCGCGGTGACGGCCGTCTCAACGTCAACAGCGCAACCCGTGCCGAAGTTCGTGCGACGCTCAATCGCGCCGGCCACGCCCAGGACTACGTCACGATCGAGCGCCTCGGTCTGCTAGAACAGAGCGTGATCTGCACCGAGAACACCGATCCGCCCGGACTGCTCGCGAGCGTCGGGCAGTACCTGCCAGCCGAACTGCGCTGCGTTGTCCCCTGA